A stretch of the Sphingosinithalassobacter tenebrarum genome encodes the following:
- a CDS encoding MFS transporter yields MTERAALAGPRLGFWALGGFGTGVINTVPAALLLYFCTEILGISPGLAALAVLLPKLSAILWDPIVGGWSDNTRSRMGRRRPFILAGTIGVPLFFILLFSWPYPQGDAAFLPVMLFYLLMTSAYSLFAVPFVAVPAEASPDPVVRERITGWRIGFAMIGVFFGAAAGPFIAETVGGGRGGYMVMSITIAAMCLFALTSTFFATPSHFIAPVAGEASPARARFRPSALIRGAGRFWTLTAVYILQLIGIGAVTALTPYWMVQLAGLPAGETGTALGAMFLATIVTVPLWMRGIARWGASAALIASAAMFGGAALLLAMPDRVPMLPVYVALGVPFAGIQVAAFALVAHAIHAIPDDREGLFTGIWTAGEKSGLALGAALSGLGLQIGGFVSAAPVQSAEAVETLRWLIAAGPLACMLLSLALLALGNRK; encoded by the coding sequence GTGACCGAGCGCGCCGCGCTCGCCGGGCCGCGCCTCGGCTTCTGGGCGCTCGGCGGCTTCGGGACAGGGGTGATCAACACCGTCCCGGCCGCCCTGCTCCTCTATTTCTGCACCGAGATACTCGGCATATCGCCGGGCCTCGCAGCGCTGGCGGTGCTGCTGCCCAAGCTTTCGGCGATCCTCTGGGATCCGATCGTCGGCGGCTGGTCGGACAATACGCGCAGCCGGATGGGGCGGCGGCGGCCGTTCATTCTCGCCGGGACGATCGGTGTCCCGCTCTTCTTCATCCTGCTCTTTTCCTGGCCCTATCCGCAGGGCGATGCGGCATTTCTGCCGGTGATGCTGTTCTATTTGCTGATGACCAGTGCCTATTCGCTGTTCGCCGTCCCCTTCGTCGCGGTGCCCGCCGAAGCCAGCCCCGATCCGGTGGTGCGCGAGCGGATTACCGGATGGCGGATCGGATTTGCGATGATCGGCGTGTTCTTCGGCGCGGCGGCGGGACCGTTCATCGCCGAAACGGTCGGCGGCGGGCGCGGCGGCTATATGGTGATGTCGATCACGATCGCGGCGATGTGTCTGTTCGCGCTCACCAGCACTTTCTTCGCCACGCCCTCGCATTTCATCGCGCCGGTGGCGGGCGAGGCCTCCCCTGCCCGCGCCCGCTTCCGCCCGAGCGCGCTCATTCGGGGCGCTGGACGCTTCTGGACGCTTACCGCCGTCTATATCCTGCAGCTGATCGGGATCGGCGCGGTCACCGCGCTCACGCCCTACTGGATGGTGCAGCTCGCCGGGCTGCCCGCAGGCGAGACCGGCACCGCGCTCGGCGCGATGTTCCTCGCGACGATCGTCACCGTCCCGCTGTGGATGCGCGGCATTGCGCGCTGGGGGGCGAGCGCCGCGCTGATCGCGTCCGCAGCGATGTTCGGGGGCGCCGCGCTGCTGCTCGCCATGCCCGATCGCGTGCCGATGCTACCGGTCTATGTCGCGCTCGGCGTACCTTTCGCGGGGATCCAGGTCGCAGCCTTCGCACTGGTCGCACACGCCATCCACGCCATTCCCGATGATCGCGAAGGGCTGTTCACCGGGATATGGACCGCAGGCGAAAAGAGCGGCCTCGCGCTTGGCGCGGCGCTTTCGGGGCTGGGCTTGCAGATCGGCGGCTTCGTGTCGGCCGCGCCGGTGCAGAGCGCCGAAGCCGTCGAAACGCTGCGTTGGCTGATCGCCGCCGGGCCGCTTGCCTGTATGCTGCTCAGCCTCGCCCTGCTTGCCCTTGGGAACCGCAAATGA
- a CDS encoding MaoC/PaaZ C-terminal domain-containing protein: MDVQDKRAIVAAEPGTMLGESQWLTVTQAMIDHFGIATLDDDPMHADPEWAANKGPFGKTVAYGFMTMSLLTHMLHETLGEGPAREPERTGYFLNYGFDKMRLVAPVPVGSRIRGKFRLDDRTLDQSGRARLSIGVEIEIEGEERPALAGTWLAIWVPPSGDAQS; the protein is encoded by the coding sequence ATGGACGTTCAGGACAAAAGAGCAATCGTAGCGGCAGAACCGGGCACGATGCTGGGCGAATCGCAATGGCTCACCGTGACCCAGGCGATGATCGATCATTTCGGAATCGCGACTCTCGACGATGATCCGATGCATGCCGATCCAGAATGGGCGGCGAACAAGGGGCCGTTCGGCAAGACCGTCGCCTATGGCTTCATGACGATGTCGCTGCTCACCCACATGCTCCACGAAACCCTGGGCGAAGGCCCGGCGCGCGAGCCCGAGCGGACCGGCTATTTCCTCAATTACGGGTTCGACAAGATGCGGCTGGTGGCGCCGGTGCCGGTTGGCTCGCGCATCCGCGGCAAGTTCCGCCTCGACGATCGCACGCTCGACCAATCGGGCCGCGCACGGCTCTCGATCGGCGTCGAGATCGAGATCGAGGGTGAGGAACGCCCCGCGCTCGCCGGCACCTGGCTGGCAATCTGGGTCCCGCCCAGCGGCGACGCTCAGTCGTGA
- a CDS encoding TonB-dependent receptor — MKTGIARWLTSASLLAVLAMPVQALAQSAASDDATQQEATAADEIVVTAQYRPQSVQDVPLSITALSGETLEAQGITDFRDYAAQIPNIAYGYTQSLGGTAQTVTLRGVFGQNTTGFYLDDSPLPGSIDPRVLDLDRIEVLRGPQGTLYGARSMGGTVRLITRKPDANEFSGSLLGRVSTTAHGGENGSIDGAINVPLVRDQLALRVSGYWEAESGVYDRIASAAAPVDFGTIRDVDSSERFGGTIALTAKMGALTFTPRYMFQRGTTEGRSLADVNAGNYVQERLFNIAEPGSDDWDLGTLTFAYDAGFGTITSATTFFDRRVEASEDYSEVAMLLFGTPAIPAVMKASSDYDSTAQELRFTSDFDGPVNLTAGLFYQDTSNRLVFPPSPLPGVVSNVYDQDFLTKTEEYAAFGEVTVTPVEGVRLIAGARVFDARVTFKGSQGGVAVTPASFTGRQKENGVDPRFAVQVDLAPDAMVYVSAAKGYRLGGVNAFSDTLCLASLAAVGLTPDEVRSYDSDSLWSYEIGAKTRWFGRRLTLNGSLYRIDWSDVQQGMSLACGFGVLVNGGEARSQGGEIEGSFAATDWLSFNFGAGYTDAHITDGGGNPAFPNGARIQQVPEWTYNGGVDAAVHVGFPLTLHADYSHVDMSYSRSNVPATRRVRPAYDMVNLRATAHLADVDISLFADNLFDEAANLSDLPSLAIELPGRPRIVASRPRTVGLEARLRF; from the coding sequence ATGAAGACGGGAATTGCGCGCTGGCTCACATCGGCTTCGCTGCTGGCGGTACTGGCAATGCCGGTGCAGGCGCTGGCGCAGTCGGCGGCGTCCGACGACGCCACACAGCAGGAGGCGACTGCGGCGGACGAGATCGTCGTCACCGCGCAATATCGCCCCCAGTCGGTGCAGGATGTGCCGCTAAGCATCACCGCGCTGTCGGGCGAGACGCTCGAGGCGCAGGGGATCACTGACTTCCGCGACTATGCCGCGCAGATCCCCAACATCGCCTATGGCTATACGCAGAGCCTGGGCGGCACCGCGCAGACGGTGACGCTGCGCGGCGTGTTCGGCCAGAATACCACCGGCTTCTATCTTGACGATTCGCCGCTGCCCGGCAGCATCGATCCGCGCGTGCTCGATCTCGACCGAATCGAAGTGCTGCGCGGGCCGCAGGGCACGCTCTACGGCGCGCGTTCGATGGGCGGCACCGTACGACTCATCACCCGCAAGCCCGATGCGAACGAATTCTCCGGTTCGCTGCTCGGTCGTGTTTCGACGACGGCGCATGGCGGCGAGAACGGTTCGATCGACGGCGCGATCAACGTGCCGCTGGTGCGCGATCAGCTCGCGCTGCGTGTCTCGGGCTATTGGGAAGCCGAATCGGGCGTCTATGACCGCATCGCCTCGGCCGCCGCGCCGGTCGATTTCGGCACGATCCGCGATGTCGACAGTTCGGAGCGTTTCGGCGGCACGATCGCCCTGACGGCGAAGATGGGCGCGCTCACCTTCACGCCGCGCTACATGTTCCAGCGCGGCACCACCGAAGGCCGCTCGCTCGCCGACGTCAATGCCGGCAACTATGTCCAGGAGCGGTTGTTCAACATCGCCGAGCCCGGCAGCGACGACTGGGATCTCGGCACGCTGACGTTCGCATATGACGCGGGGTTCGGCACGATCACCTCGGCGACGACCTTCTTCGATCGCCGCGTCGAGGCGAGCGAGGATTATTCCGAAGTCGCGATGCTGCTGTTCGGCACGCCCGCCATCCCTGCGGTGATGAAGGCGTCGAGCGATTATGACAGCACCGCGCAGGAGCTGCGCTTCACCTCCGATTTCGACGGCCCGGTGAACCTCACCGCCGGGCTTTTCTATCAGGATACGAGCAATCGCCTCGTCTTCCCGCCGTCGCCGCTGCCGGGCGTGGTGTCGAACGTCTATGATCAGGACTTCCTGACGAAGACCGAGGAATATGCCGCGTTCGGTGAAGTCACCGTCACGCCGGTCGAGGGCGTACGCCTGATCGCCGGCGCGCGCGTGTTCGATGCGCGGGTCACGTTCAAGGGCAGCCAGGGCGGCGTCGCCGTCACGCCCGCCAGCTTCACCGGGCGGCAGAAGGAAAACGGCGTCGATCCGCGTTTCGCAGTGCAGGTCGATCTCGCACCCGACGCGATGGTCTATGTCAGCGCGGCGAAGGGATACCGGCTGGGCGGCGTCAACGCTTTTTCGGACACGCTCTGCTTGGCTTCGCTCGCGGCGGTCGGGCTGACGCCGGACGAGGTGCGTTCCTATGATTCGGACTCGCTGTGGAGCTACGAAATCGGCGCCAAGACGCGCTGGTTCGGCCGCCGCCTGACGCTCAACGGATCGCTCTACCGGATCGACTGGTCCGACGTGCAGCAGGGCATGTCGCTCGCCTGCGGCTTCGGCGTGCTCGTCAATGGTGGCGAGGCGCGCAGCCAGGGCGGCGAGATCGAAGGCAGCTTCGCCGCGACCGACTGGCTGAGCTTCAATTTCGGCGCGGGCTATACCGATGCGCATATCACCGACGGCGGCGGCAATCCGGCCTTCCCCAACGGCGCGCGCATCCAGCAGGTGCCCGAATGGACCTATAACGGCGGCGTCGACGCCGCTGTGCATGTCGGCTTTCCGCTCACGCTCCACGCCGATTATTCGCATGTCGACATGAGCTACAGCCGGTCGAACGTGCCTGCCACGCGCCGCGTCCGCCCGGCCTATGATATGGTCAATCTGCGCGCGACGGCGCATCTTGCCGATGTCGATATCAGCCTGTTCGCCGACAATCTGTTCGACGAGGCGGCGAATCTTTCCGATCTGCCGTCGCTGGCGATCGAATTGCCCGGGCGGCCGCGCATCGTCGCCAGCCGGCCGCGCACCGTCGGGCTCGAAGCGCGGCTGCGCTTCTGA
- a CDS encoding serine hydrolase domain-containing protein: protein MIIGTRRYAAFLAMLACSASACAQTAVPAAPVAAAPEAAASGTVESLALRADAAIRQAMADGPFPGVSVAVARDGQIIYARGMGLADRESGAPVTPQTRFPIGSITKPVTCLSTLQLVGQGKVALDAPVGTYLPDLPAPSRDVTIRQLAEHTSGIPNYLENREFPYSNPVDLTREKMLGYFADKPLMFAPGAKFNYSNSDTFLLGLVIEAVTGQSYDRYVADHVFAPFGMAQADFGADPDHASGYLARGGEFAPAPAYDWLAPFSAGAIVSTAQDLVRFSDGLFGNATPEAVRALALSGDALSDGGANAYLQGCLIEGDLDGRRKLSHPGSIYGFSSHFAYYPDDHLTVVVLTNSQGRNFPALTLEHRIARIFLGLPEPDLSGVAFDPAEAAWIAGNYDITTHRLGFDRLGFAAKEGGLYLSFGGVDSGAPPIALIALGAGRYASSIDTEQRFAFSRQPDGTVALSMRYYDGDFPMVKAAQ from the coding sequence ATGATCATCGGAACACGACGTTATGCGGCATTTCTGGCGATGCTGGCCTGCAGCGCATCGGCCTGCGCCCAGACCGCCGTACCGGCGGCGCCGGTCGCGGCCGCGCCTGAAGCAGCCGCGTCGGGCACGGTCGAATCGCTCGCGCTTCGCGCCGATGCCGCAATCCGGCAGGCGATGGCGGACGGGCCGTTTCCCGGCGTCTCGGTTGCGGTCGCGCGCGACGGGCAGATTATTTATGCGCGCGGCATGGGGCTCGCCGATCGCGAGAGCGGCGCGCCGGTGACGCCGCAGACGCGCTTTCCGATCGGTTCGATTACCAAGCCAGTGACCTGCCTGTCGACGCTCCAGCTCGTCGGGCAGGGCAAGGTCGCGCTCGATGCGCCGGTCGGTACCTATCTGCCCGATCTTCCCGCACCGAGCCGCGACGTCACCATCCGCCAGCTTGCCGAACATACGTCGGGCATTCCCAATTATCTCGAGAACCGCGAATTTCCGTACAGCAACCCGGTCGATCTGACGCGTGAGAAGATGCTCGGCTATTTCGCCGACAAGCCGCTCATGTTCGCGCCCGGTGCGAAGTTCAACTATTCGAATTCCGACACATTCCTGCTCGGGCTGGTGATCGAAGCGGTGACGGGGCAAAGCTATGACCGCTATGTCGCCGATCACGTTTTCGCGCCGTTCGGCATGGCGCAGGCGGATTTCGGCGCCGACCCCGATCATGCAAGCGGCTATCTGGCGCGCGGCGGCGAATTTGCGCCGGCGCCCGCCTATGACTGGCTGGCGCCCTTTTCGGCCGGGGCGATCGTTTCGACCGCGCAGGATCTGGTGCGCTTTTCCGACGGTCTGTTCGGCAATGCCACGCCCGAAGCCGTGCGCGCGCTGGCGCTGTCGGGCGATGCGCTCAGCGACGGCGGCGCCAATGCCTATCTTCAGGGCTGTCTGATCGAAGGCGATCTCGACGGCCGGCGCAAGCTCTCGCACCCCGGCTCGATCTACGGCTTTTCCAGCCATTTCGCCTATTATCCCGACGATCATCTGACCGTGGTGGTGCTGACCAACAGCCAGGGGCGCAATTTCCCCGCGCTGACGCTTGAACATCGCATAGCCCGCATTTTCCTCGGCCTGCCCGAACCCGATCTGTCGGGCGTCGCCTTCGATCCGGCGGAGGCGGCGTGGATCGCGGGCAATTATGACATCACCACTCATCGCCTCGGCTTCGACCGGCTGGGCTTCGCCGCGAAGGAGGGCGGGCTGTATCTCAGCTTCGGCGGCGTCGACAGCGGTGCTCCGCCGATCGCGCTGATCGCGCTCGGTGCCGGGCGCTATGCCTCGAGCATCGACACCGAACAGCGCTTCGCTTTCTCCCGGCAACCAGACGGGACGGTGGCGCTCTCCATGCGCTATTATGACGGTGACTTCCCGATGGTGAAGGCGGCGCAATAG
- a CDS encoding class I adenylate-forming enzyme family protein: MTDLPDTLLIDAVRRWARETPDAEALVHGERRISYAQLETEIDALACAMLACGVGPGDRVACLAPPEPVFVTSLIAANAIGAIWIGLNPRYKLEELRFVLGDSTPRLMIARGKIDGRDYGEELATLAAERRDMSVVIDHDLPTFLGEGAALGADDIAARRPDGRAASMIVYTSGSTGRPKGALLSQAAIHAFAQAQNALWPVAPLRVLNYFPINHIGSVVDISLPALIAGGTVVLMEKFDPAESLELMQRERITLWASVPSVFQMQLDLPDFDRFDLSAVQLIVWEGAPMAEPLIRRLHAIHPRLATNYGMTEATSAILAMPPCDDPALLARSVGYPFAYAEVRLVDPAGNVGEEGEIQLRSPLVTLGYWNRPDATAEAIDADGWLHTGDIGRRLPDGSYAIAGRIKEMYKSGGYNVYPLEVEAVIEAHPGVHGCAVVGIPDPLWDEVGIAFVIADADVSEADILTHCRERLANYKLPKRFELRRELPLLPIGKVDKVALRREAREHAPG; encoded by the coding sequence ATGACCGACTTGCCTGACACGCTGCTGATCGACGCTGTCCGCCGCTGGGCGCGCGAGACGCCCGATGCCGAGGCACTGGTTCATGGCGAACGCCGCATTTCCTATGCGCAGCTCGAAACCGAGATCGACGCGCTGGCATGCGCGATGCTCGCATGCGGCGTCGGGCCGGGCGATCGCGTTGCCTGCCTTGCGCCGCCCGAGCCGGTCTTCGTGACCAGCCTGATCGCCGCCAACGCGATCGGTGCGATCTGGATCGGGCTCAACCCGCGCTACAAGCTCGAGGAACTGCGCTTCGTGCTCGGCGACAGCACGCCGCGGCTGATGATCGCGCGCGGCAAAATCGACGGGCGCGATTATGGCGAGGAGCTGGCGACGCTCGCTGCCGAGCGTCGCGACATGAGCGTCGTCATCGACCACGACTTGCCCACATTCCTCGGCGAAGGCGCGGCACTGGGCGCGGACGATATCGCCGCGCGCCGCCCCGACGGGCGCGCGGCCAGCATGATCGTCTATACTTCGGGATCGACCGGCCGCCCCAAGGGCGCGCTGCTCTCGCAGGCAGCGATCCATGCCTTTGCGCAGGCGCAAAACGCACTCTGGCCGGTCGCGCCGCTGCGCGTGCTGAACTATTTCCCGATCAATCATATCGGCAGCGTCGTCGACATCAGCCTGCCCGCGCTGATCGCGGGCGGCACGGTGGTGCTGATGGAGAAATTCGACCCCGCCGAGTCGCTCGAGCTGATGCAGCGCGAGCGCATCACGCTCTGGGCGAGCGTGCCAAGCGTGTTCCAGATGCAACTCGACCTGCCCGATTTCGATCGGTTCGATCTGTCGGCGGTGCAACTGATCGTCTGGGAAGGCGCGCCGATGGCCGAGCCGCTGATCCGGCGGCTGCACGCCATCCACCCGCGCCTCGCCACCAATTACGGAATGACCGAAGCAACCAGCGCGATCCTGGCGATGCCGCCGTGCGACGATCCGGCGCTGCTCGCACGCTCGGTCGGCTATCCCTTCGCCTATGCCGAGGTGCGGCTGGTCGATCCGGCGGGCAATGTCGGCGAGGAAGGCGAGATCCAGTTGCGGTCGCCGCTGGTGACGCTCGGTTACTGGAATCGGCCCGATGCGACCGCCGAGGCGATCGACGCCGATGGCTGGCTGCACACCGGCGATATTGGCCGCCGCCTGCCCGACGGCAGCTATGCGATCGCCGGGCGGATCAAGGAAATGTACAAGTCGGGCGGCTACAACGTCTATCCACTCGAAGTCGAAGCGGTGATCGAGGCGCACCCGGGCGTGCACGGCTGCGCGGTCGTCGGCATTCCCGATCCGCTATGGGACGAAGTCGGCATCGCCTTCGTCATCGCCGATGCAGACGTGAGCGAAGCCGATATCCTGACCCATTGCCGCGAGCGGCTGGCCAATTACAAGCTGCCCAAGCGCTTCGAACTGCGCCGCGAATTGCCGCTGTTGCCAATCGGCAAGGTCGACAAGGTCGCGTTGCGCCGCGAAGCGCGCGAGCACGCGCCCGGCTGA
- a CDS encoding TonB-dependent receptor gives MTNQFRKIVKWSLCTGVALAGITQAQAQQASRDSAAAQDDTVPEIVVTAERRETRLLDTPIALSAFTASDLEDANVSRIEDLAGQIPGVFIADRSLRTQSIAIRGLSADLNNPGLDQSVGIYVDGVYMGRATPGNASLFDLERIEVLRGPQGALYGKNTIAGAINYITRLPGDTLEGRFEAGYGNYDAWQFRASASGPLSDGVSIGLAGAIDQRSGFIHNSATGTDQDDLDALALRGTLRIQPSADIDIILRGDIGRDRTNAGSSEVLNNGAFAGTPLADVDPNDRNIAQNRDPVQDRDTWGVSAQIDWALGNGTLTSLTAWRGFTWHNFADNDYTVLDMLASGIDEDQEQVSQELRYAGEAGALTYVAGLYYFHQQLDTNSISTVGVDLGIYPDAVDAIVKGDVTSDSYAAFLHGDYAFSDRLSLTAGLRYTYEKKKLVHAQQGDPWQVLLPNIAQRTLERSEDDFSPSASLNYKPGEDVLLYASYSRGFKSGGFNVFGVSPTDDARYAPEHVDSYEIGAKAEILGGRGRIAVDVFRMDYSNLQVNQLINVGGVPRFMTSNAASARTRGLEAELVLRPVRGLDLTATYTYLDADFIDYRNATSGGADYTGNRLPRAPEHSGSVAAQYVAPLAGSLELFLRGEAIAHSRVYFGADNVYSQGGLALFNARVGIHDTDMGWGVYLWGRNIGNRDYAVQRSSGAIVPGQAIQTLAAPRTYGVEATFDF, from the coding sequence GTGACGAATCAGTTTCGCAAGATCGTGAAGTGGAGTCTTTGTACCGGCGTCGCGCTCGCCGGCATCACGCAGGCACAGGCGCAGCAGGCATCGCGGGACAGCGCGGCGGCGCAGGACGATACCGTCCCCGAGATCGTCGTCACCGCCGAACGCCGCGAAACGCGGCTGCTCGATACGCCGATCGCGCTGTCGGCATTCACCGCGAGCGATCTGGAAGACGCCAATGTCTCGCGCATCGAGGATCTGGCGGGGCAGATCCCCGGGGTATTCATCGCCGACCGCAGCCTGCGCACGCAATCGATCGCGATCCGCGGGCTTTCGGCCGATCTCAACAATCCCGGGCTCGATCAGAGCGTCGGCATCTATGTCGACGGCGTCTATATGGGCCGCGCGACGCCGGGCAATGCCAGCCTGTTCGATCTAGAACGCATCGAAGTGCTGCGCGGGCCGCAGGGCGCGCTCTACGGCAAGAACACCATTGCCGGCGCGATCAACTATATCACCCGCCTGCCGGGCGACACGCTCGAAGGGCGATTCGAGGCAGGCTACGGCAACTACGATGCGTGGCAGTTCCGCGCCTCGGCGAGCGGCCCGCTGAGCGACGGCGTGTCGATCGGCCTCGCCGGCGCCATCGATCAGCGCAGCGGCTTCATCCACAACAGCGCCACCGGCACCGATCAGGACGATCTCGACGCGCTCGCGCTGCGCGGCACGCTGCGCATTCAGCCGAGCGCCGACATCGACATCATCCTGCGCGGCGATATCGGCCGCGACCGAACCAATGCGGGCAGTTCGGAAGTGCTGAACAACGGCGCCTTTGCCGGCACCCCGCTCGCCGATGTCGATCCCAACGACCGCAATATCGCGCAAAATCGCGACCCGGTGCAGGACCGTGATACCTGGGGCGTGTCGGCGCAAATCGACTGGGCGCTCGGCAACGGAACGCTGACGTCGCTTACTGCGTGGCGCGGCTTCACCTGGCACAATTTCGCCGACAATGATTACACCGTGCTCGATATGCTCGCATCGGGCATCGACGAGGATCAGGAACAGGTCTCGCAGGAACTCCGCTACGCGGGTGAGGCCGGTGCGCTGACTTATGTCGCCGGGCTCTATTATTTCCACCAGCAGCTCGACACTAATTCGATCTCGACGGTCGGCGTCGATCTCGGCATCTATCCCGACGCGGTCGACGCGATCGTGAAGGGTGATGTCACGAGCGACAGCTATGCCGCCTTCCTGCACGGCGACTATGCCTTTTCGGACCGGCTGAGCCTCACCGCCGGGCTGCGCTACACCTATGAGAAGAAGAAGCTGGTCCATGCCCAGCAGGGCGATCCCTGGCAGGTGCTGCTGCCCAACATCGCGCAGCGGACGCTCGAACGGTCGGAGGATGATTTCTCCCCCTCGGCGAGCCTCAATTACAAGCCGGGCGAGGACGTGCTGCTCTACGCCAGCTATTCGCGCGGGTTCAAATCGGGCGGGTTCAATGTGTTCGGCGTCTCACCGACCGATGACGCGCGCTATGCGCCCGAACATGTCGACAGCTATGAAATAGGCGCGAAGGCGGAAATCCTAGGCGGGCGCGGTCGCATCGCGGTCGACGTCTTCCGCATGGATTATTCCAACCTGCAGGTGAACCAGTTGATCAATGTCGGCGGCGTCCCACGCTTCATGACGTCGAACGCGGCGTCGGCGCGTACGCGCGGGCTCGAGGCAGAACTGGTGTTGCGCCCGGTGCGCGGGCTCGATCTGACCGCGACCTACACCTATCTCGACGCCGACTTCATCGACTATCGCAACGCCACCAGCGGCGGCGCCGACTATACCGGCAACAGGCTGCCCCGCGCGCCTGAACATAGCGGCAGCGTGGCCGCGCAATATGTGGCACCGCTCGCCGGTTCGCTCGAACTGTTCCTGCGCGGCGAAGCGATTGCGCACAGCCGCGTCTATTTCGGCGCCGACAATGTCTACAGCCAGGGCGGCCTCGCGCTGTTCAACGCGCGCGTCGGCATCCATGACACGGATATGGGCTGGGGCGTCTATCTCTGGGGCCGCAATATCGGCAATCGCGACTATGCGGTGCAGCGCTCGAGCGGCGCGATCGTGCCGGGGCAGGCGATCCAGACGCTCGCCGCGCCGCGCACCTATGGCGTGGAAGCAACCTTCGACTTCTGA
- a CDS encoding TetR/AcrR family transcriptional regulator codes for MARAANSARKQKTQEIPLRDVNSFARYADYLAHVIDAAPKRTKGERTRDMLKFGAIKVLDDVGYHAMRVSDICEAAGVAAATFYLYFDNKEQVTHVVLAEYLEAAMEMMAVRPEGKGPFEAIRASHLKWLEVMQANAGLMRCILQLGDEVEDFRDLAHGANKQWYERIAQSLLRDHPQTAMPYDVALLSAYALGAMMDELARKLLIHPDPALLALKDRAVPTNEDLADFLAVLWYQALYGPIPEGARIGDSAQALTRMLGDGNG; via the coding sequence ATGGCGCGAGCAGCGAACAGTGCACGAAAGCAGAAAACGCAGGAAATTCCGCTGCGGGACGTCAATTCCTTCGCGCGATATGCGGACTATCTCGCGCATGTGATCGACGCCGCGCCCAAGCGGACCAAGGGCGAGCGCACGCGCGACATGCTCAAATTCGGCGCGATCAAGGTGCTCGATGATGTCGGCTATCACGCGATGCGCGTGTCGGACATCTGCGAGGCGGCGGGCGTCGCGGCGGCGACCTTCTATCTCTATTTCGACAACAAGGAGCAGGTGACACACGTCGTCCTGGCCGAATATCTCGAAGCGGCGATGGAAATGATGGCGGTGCGGCCCGAAGGGAAGGGGCCGTTCGAGGCGATTCGCGCCTCGCACCTCAAATGGCTCGAAGTGATGCAGGCCAATGCCGGGCTGATGCGCTGCATCCTGCAACTGGGGGACGAAGTGGAGGATTTCCGCGACCTCGCCCACGGCGCCAACAAGCAATGGTATGAACGGATCGCCCAGTCGCTGCTGCGCGATCATCCGCAGACGGCGATGCCGTACGATGTCGCGCTGCTCTCCGCCTATGCGCTCGGCGCGATGATGGACGAACTGGCGCGCAAGCTCTTGATCCATCCCGACCCGGCGCTGCTCGCGCTCAAGGATCGCGCGGTGCCGACGAACGAGGACCTCGCCGATTTCCTCGCCGTGCTCTGGTATCAGGCGCTCTACGGCCCGATCCCCGAAGGCGCGCGAATCGGCGATTCGGCACAGGCGCTCACGCGCATGCTCGGCGACGGCAACGGGTGA